A window of the Virgibacillus pantothenticus genome harbors these coding sequences:
- a CDS encoding YhcN/YlaJ family sporulation lipoprotein produces the protein MHVYKWLIIAIFSFVLVGCGANNTLDPADKQEKGQINLSKVSTKQPINQAPANRAKDMLREHSEITAIYAVNTDKQLLATIEIEHMQRFKLQKMKKQLTKKLQKAFPDLKVELSADKKIIMEMEKLEKNLEEKQYSKKELKKEVKRIIDFSKEQT, from the coding sequence ATGCATGTTTATAAATGGCTGATAATTGCTATTTTTTCTTTCGTCCTTGTCGGCTGCGGTGCCAATAACACGCTCGATCCTGCAGATAAACAGGAGAAAGGACAGATCAATTTATCAAAAGTTTCAACAAAGCAACCTATTAACCAAGCACCTGCTAATAGAGCAAAGGATATGCTAAGAGAACATTCCGAAATAACTGCTATTTATGCTGTCAATACAGATAAGCAATTATTAGCGACGATAGAAATAGAGCATATGCAACGATTTAAGCTGCAAAAAATGAAGAAACAACTTACAAAAAAACTTCAGAAAGCTTTTCCAGATTTAAAGGTGGAATTATCAGCAGACAAAAAGATTATCATGGAAATGGAAAAGCTGGAGAAAAATTTAGAAGAGAAGCAATATAGTAAAAAAGAATTGAAAAAAGAAGTAAAACGGATTATTGATTTTTCTAAAGAACAAACATAG
- a CDS encoding dicarboxylate/amino acid:cation symporter → MKDKIKAYRFPIILLISIIIGSIIGLSFGKDATVIKPLGDLFINLLFMIVIPLVFFTISSAIASMDSMKRLGKIMGSMITVFVVTGIIAAVFMLIATIIFEPGSGVDIPLVEPEEVQEEMSLSEQLVQTFTVSDFVDLFSRNNMLALIVFSILVGVATGLTGEKGKPFTSFLTSGAEVFMKIIQLVMYYAPIGLGAYFASLVGEFGTDLIGDYAKAVIIYYPVSILYFVIGFTLYAFIAGGKIGVSRFWKNILAPAATSLGTGSSVASLPANLQAAKRIGVPKDIRETIMPLGATIHMDGSCLSAMLKIAFVFGVFNQDFSGIDTFLTAIGICLLSGIVMSGIPGGGFMGEMMIITLYGLPLQALPIISAIGVVVDPPATMVNVTGDTVSSMLVTRHLEGKDWIKKTDIA, encoded by the coding sequence ATGAAAGATAAAATAAAAGCGTATCGCTTTCCGATTATATTACTTATTTCGATTATAATTGGTTCCATCATCGGGCTTTCTTTTGGCAAAGATGCCACGGTTATTAAGCCACTAGGTGATTTATTCATCAATTTACTGTTTATGATTGTTATTCCACTCGTTTTCTTTACTATTTCTTCTGCTATAGCAAGTATGGACAGTATGAAGCGCCTCGGTAAGATTATGGGCTCAATGATAACTGTATTTGTTGTTACTGGTATTATCGCTGCCGTTTTCATGTTAATTGCTACTATTATTTTCGAACCAGGTTCTGGTGTGGATATACCGCTTGTAGAGCCTGAAGAAGTGCAAGAAGAAATGAGTTTGTCTGAACAACTAGTCCAAACGTTTACTGTATCTGATTTTGTGGATCTATTTTCACGCAATAATATGCTTGCACTTATTGTCTTCTCTATATTAGTTGGCGTGGCAACTGGACTAACTGGTGAAAAAGGAAAACCATTTACTTCATTTTTAACAAGTGGTGCTGAAGTATTTATGAAGATTATTCAGCTTGTCATGTACTATGCTCCTATCGGGTTGGGTGCTTACTTTGCCTCATTGGTTGGAGAATTTGGTACGGATTTGATTGGAGATTATGCTAAAGCGGTTATCATTTATTATCCTGTATCTATATTATACTTTGTCATCGGATTCACATTATATGCATTTATTGCTGGTGGAAAAATCGGAGTTTCCCGTTTTTGGAAAAACATTCTTGCTCCAGCTGCAACATCGCTTGGTACTGGAAGCAGTGTCGCTTCATTACCAGCAAATTTACAAGCAGCAAAGCGAATCGGTGTGCCGAAAGATATTCGCGAAACCATCATGCCTCTGGGAGCAACGATTCATATGGACGGATCTTGTCTGTCAGCAATGCTAAAAATTGCTTTTGTGTTCGGTGTATTTAACCAAGACTTTTCTGGAATCGACACCTTTTTAACGGCGATTGGTATCTGTTTATTGTCTGGTATTGTAATGAGTGGTATTCCGGGAGGTGGCTTTATGGGAGAAATGATGATTATTACACTATATGGCTTACCATTGCAAGCTTTGCCAATTATTTCTGCCATCGGAGTAGTGGTTGATCCGCCAGCTACAATGGTCAATGTTACAGGCGATACCGTTTCCAGTATGCTTGTGACCAGACATTTAGAAGGAAAAGATTGGATTAAAAAAACAGATATTGCTTAG
- the nfsA gene encoding oxygen-insensitive NADPH nitroreductase produces the protein MSHSAIQTIMQHRSIRKFKDKKLTNDQIQTIVKAAQMASTSSYVMAYTIIGVTDERIKEQLAAISGQPYVQKNGHLFVFCGDLHRATQLGAPDEIETMQASLASPEQFIVMTVDAALASQNAATAAEDLGLGICYLGSLRNDIRQVSEILQLPERVVPLFGMAVGYPDHKPEQKPRLPFEVVYHENHYQPFEQQLPFIKKFDEKLQAYYEERKQNSRNDNWSKQIIRKFSTPIRMDVGPFLHDKNVNKQ, from the coding sequence ATGTCACATTCAGCAATCCAAACAATCATGCAACATCGTTCCATCCGAAAATTTAAAGATAAAAAGCTTACAAACGATCAAATTCAAACAATTGTCAAAGCTGCGCAAATGGCCTCTACTTCTAGTTATGTAATGGCATATACGATAATTGGAGTTACCGATGAACGTATTAAAGAACAGCTTGCAGCTATTTCGGGACAACCTTATGTACAAAAAAATGGCCATTTATTTGTATTTTGCGGTGACTTACATCGTGCGACACAATTAGGTGCACCAGATGAAATAGAAACGATGCAAGCAAGCTTAGCTTCGCCAGAACAATTCATCGTTATGACTGTAGATGCTGCACTTGCATCTCAAAACGCAGCCACTGCTGCCGAAGATTTAGGTTTGGGTATTTGTTACTTAGGAAGCTTACGAAATGACATCCGTCAAGTTAGTGAAATATTGCAGCTTCCAGAACGGGTCGTTCCATTGTTTGGAATGGCAGTTGGTTATCCTGATCATAAGCCAGAACAAAAGCCACGCTTACCTTTTGAAGTCGTTTATCATGAAAACCACTATCAGCCATTTGAACAACAGCTTCCTTTTATCAAGAAATTCGACGAGAAATTACAAGCATACTATGAAGAACGAAAACAAAACAGCCGTAATGACAACTGGTCAAAACAAATCATACGTAAATTTTCCACCCCTATTCGCATGGATGTAGGACCATTTTTACATGACAAAAACGTAAATAAGCAATAA
- a CDS encoding DUF1657 domain-containing protein translates to MTVSSQVKQTIAGLKSAQASFEQFALQTENKQAKQLYENAAQQTMSILQSVEPRIQQLEQEEPQYKGF, encoded by the coding sequence ATGACTGTATCAAGTCAAGTTAAGCAAACAATCGCTGGCCTTAAGAGTGCTCAAGCTAGCTTTGAACAATTTGCATTGCAAACAGAAAATAAACAAGCAAAACAGCTCTATGAAAACGCAGCACAACAAACGATGTCTATTCTACAGAGCGTTGAACCACGGATACAGCAACTCGAACAAGAAGAGCCTCAATATAAAGGGTTTTAA
- a CDS encoding YwpF family protein has translation MKTFKLKLLNIMEEKNGEIIPNHIPLLDGLIIDREDEKNQWTVEAYTERSLQPYFEELQASKSEVLIQVKISKESNAMATFITSIIGINEIGANINVLFIGNIVDKRKENIESLLTALIDEGFQGKELLEKFKELT, from the coding sequence ATGAAAACATTTAAATTAAAGCTATTAAATATCATGGAGGAGAAAAACGGGGAAATTATTCCCAATCATATTCCTTTATTGGATGGCTTGATTATTGACCGTGAAGATGAAAAAAATCAATGGACAGTGGAGGCATATACGGAAAGGTCTTTACAGCCCTATTTCGAAGAACTGCAAGCGTCAAAATCAGAAGTCTTGATTCAAGTGAAAATTTCCAAAGAAAGCAATGCTATGGCTACATTCATCACCTCGATTATTGGAATTAATGAAATAGGAGCCAACATTAATGTTTTATTTATAGGAAATATTGTCGATAAAAGAAAAGAAAATATTGAATCCTTATTAACGGCCCTTATTGATGAAGGTTTCCAAGGGAAGGAACTACTGGAGAAGTTTAAAGAGTTAACGTAA
- a CDS encoding DUF421 domain-containing protein, protein MPEWIEVIIRSFSLLIILFFMTKWLGKKQISQLNIFEYITGIVLGGIVAIHTIDPDSNFIYAILSMFIWFIIPFAVEYISLKSKRFRDLTDGRSTVFIQDGKIMEDNLKQEGYSTDDLLGKLRDNGVFLASDVEFAVLEPSGNLNVLPKKENRPLTAKDLGLKLAPEKEPQTIVMDGEILLESLANLSLNKNWLETELDKQNVSIENVFLAQADNNGQLYLDLYDDKISVPEPTEKALLLANMKKCQADLELFALATENKQSKALYERNSEKLKHAIQLIQPYL, encoded by the coding sequence ATGCCAGAATGGATTGAAGTCATCATCCGGTCATTTTCTTTATTAATTATCCTTTTTTTCATGACAAAATGGTTAGGAAAAAAGCAAATATCACAATTAAATATATTTGAGTATATCACTGGTATTGTTTTAGGTGGAATTGTTGCTATACATACGATAGATCCTGATAGCAACTTCATTTACGCTATACTATCGATGTTTATTTGGTTTATTATCCCCTTTGCTGTTGAATATATATCGCTAAAAAGCAAACGATTTCGCGATCTTACAGATGGTAGAAGCACTGTGTTTATTCAAGATGGTAAAATAATGGAAGACAACCTTAAACAAGAAGGATATTCGACGGATGATTTGCTCGGTAAATTAAGAGATAACGGCGTATTTTTAGCATCTGATGTTGAATTTGCTGTCCTTGAGCCATCCGGAAACTTAAATGTACTTCCAAAGAAGGAAAACCGTCCTTTAACAGCCAAAGACTTAGGGCTAAAATTAGCCCCGGAAAAGGAGCCCCAAACAATTGTAATGGATGGAGAAATTTTATTGGAATCACTTGCGAATCTATCGTTAAATAAAAATTGGCTGGAAACAGAACTGGATAAGCAGAATGTCAGTATTGAAAATGTTTTTCTTGCTCAAGCAGATAATAACGGACAATTATATCTTGATTTATACGATGACAAAATAAGTGTACCAGAGCCAACTGAAAAAGCACTATTATTGGCAAATATGAAGAAATGTCAGGCTGACTTGGAATTATTCGCTTTAGCTACAGAAAACAAGCAAAGTAAAGCTTTATATGAGCGTAACAGTGAAAAATTAAAACATGCTATTCAGCTTATTCAGCCTTACTTATAA
- the spoVAE gene encoding stage V sporulation protein AE: MIFFWAFVIGGLICVIGQLLFDIFKLNPGQTLSILVVTGAILDGFGLYEPLIDFAGAGATVPITSFGNSLVHGAMAEAETHGLVGVVTGMFEVTSAGISAAIIFGVIGALIFKPKG; the protein is encoded by the coding sequence ATGATCTTTTTTTGGGCTTTTGTAATTGGTGGACTGATTTGTGTCATTGGCCAATTATTATTCGATATTTTTAAATTAAATCCCGGACAAACTTTATCTATATTAGTTGTCACCGGCGCCATTTTAGATGGCTTTGGTCTTTACGAGCCATTGATCGATTTTGCCGGCGCGGGTGCAACCGTACCTATTACCAGTTTCGGTAACTCCTTAGTTCATGGTGCTATGGCAGAAGCAGAAACACATGGTTTGGTCGGAGTGGTGACTGGAATGTTTGAAGTAACCAGTGCGGGAATCTCAGCTGCCATTATTTTCGGGGTCATCGGCGCACTCATTTTCAAGCCAAAAGGGTAA
- a CDS encoding TrkH family potassium uptake protein, with amino-acid sequence MHHQKPIVRWAKRLSPVQILLLFYFFAVLFSTGILSLPIAYQDGVDLPFIDVLFTAVSALSVTGLSSISLADTLSTTGIILLASILQLGAVGVMAISTFIWLLLGKKIGLKERRLIMADQNQSTFGGMVRLIKQIVYVLLTIELIGFLVLGTYFLQYFDSAKEAYLHGMFGTISAISNGGFDITGNSLIPFKDDYFVQFINMLLIIFGAIGFPVLIEVKEYLFADSHKRKFIRFSLFTKVTTSTFLALIIIGTIGMFLLDIVHFFADKSWHEILFYSLFQSVTTRSGGMSTMDVSLLSEPNHLFMSLLMFIGASPSSAGGGIRTTTFILVVIFIATYARGGRSIRLFNREVYDEDLLKAVTVTLMALILVFTSIILMSIVEPFSLTEILFEVTSAFGTVGLSLGITDQLTSFSKLILMFLMFIGRVGIITFLFIFRSNKQTGNYHYPKEKLIIG; translated from the coding sequence ATGCATCATCAAAAGCCAATTGTTCGCTGGGCAAAGCGCTTATCACCTGTCCAGATATTATTATTGTTTTATTTTTTTGCTGTATTATTTTCGACAGGGATTTTGTCCTTGCCAATCGCATATCAGGATGGTGTGGACCTCCCATTTATAGATGTGTTATTTACTGCTGTCAGTGCCTTAAGTGTGACTGGTTTAAGCTCGATATCGTTAGCAGATACATTAAGTACAACCGGGATTATCCTACTTGCTTCCATTCTGCAACTTGGGGCTGTAGGCGTAATGGCGATCAGTACATTTATTTGGTTATTACTCGGGAAGAAGATTGGATTAAAAGAAAGACGCTTGATTATGGCAGATCAGAATCAATCCACGTTTGGTGGAATGGTACGTCTCATTAAGCAAATTGTGTATGTGTTGCTAACGATTGAATTGATCGGATTTCTAGTTTTAGGTACGTACTTTTTACAATACTTTGATTCAGCCAAAGAAGCATATTTGCATGGTATGTTTGGAACAATTAGTGCCATATCCAATGGCGGATTCGATATTACTGGAAATTCATTAATTCCGTTTAAAGATGATTATTTTGTCCAATTTATTAATATGTTGTTAATCATCTTCGGCGCAATTGGCTTCCCAGTGTTAATTGAAGTGAAGGAGTATTTATTTGCTGATTCCCATAAACGTAAATTCATCCGGTTTAGCTTATTTACGAAAGTGACGACGAGCACATTTTTAGCTTTGATTATTATTGGAACCATTGGTATGTTCTTACTTGATATTGTCCACTTTTTTGCTGATAAATCTTGGCATGAAATTCTGTTCTACTCTCTGTTTCAATCCGTTACGACTAGAAGCGGTGGAATGTCAACGATGGATGTCAGTTTGCTTTCGGAACCAAATCACTTATTTATGTCGCTGTTAATGTTTATCGGGGCTTCACCAAGTAGTGCTGGTGGTGGGATTCGTACGACGACATTTATATTAGTTGTTATTTTTATTGCAACCTATGCCAGAGGAGGCAGGAGCATTCGGTTATTTAACCGGGAAGTGTACGATGAAGACTTACTAAAAGCTGTTACGGTCACGTTAATGGCTTTAATACTCGTATTTACATCAATTATATTAATGTCGATTGTCGAACCATTTTCACTGACAGAAATTTTATTTGAGGTGACATCAGCGTTTGGGACTGTCGGGCTTTCCTTAGGAATAACAGATCAATTAACTTCTTTTAGTAAGTTAATTTTGATGTTTTTAATGTTTATTGGAAGAGTAGGTATCATCACCTTTTTATTTATTTTTAGGTCAAACAAACAAACTGGTAATTATCATTATCCAAAAGAAAAATTAATTATAGGGTAA
- the spoVAC gene encoding stage V sporulation protein AC gives MADKKKKNSPPDVQEYQAFQQQREVKRPVFINCLKAFFVGGFICFIGQLISTFYMYFFHFTEQTAGNPTVATLIFLTMLLTGFGFYDRIGQFAGAGSAVPVTGFGNAVISSAIEHRTEGFILGVGTNMLKLAGPVIVYGVFAAFVVALIKTILIQWGGL, from the coding sequence ATGGCAGATAAGAAAAAGAAAAATTCACCTCCTGACGTTCAGGAGTATCAAGCATTTCAACAACAAAGGGAAGTAAAAAGACCTGTATTTATAAATTGCCTGAAAGCTTTTTTTGTTGGTGGTTTTATTTGCTTCATTGGTCAGCTTATCTCTACTTTTTATATGTATTTTTTTCATTTTACCGAGCAAACAGCCGGGAACCCAACTGTAGCTACATTAATATTTCTAACCATGCTTTTAACTGGATTCGGTTTCTATGATCGAATAGGACAATTCGCTGGAGCTGGCTCTGCTGTCCCTGTAACCGGATTTGGCAATGCCGTCATTTCATCAGCAATTGAACATCGTACCGAAGGATTCATCCTAGGTGTAGGTACGAACATGTTAAAGCTAGCTGGTCCCGTGATCGTCTACGGTGTTTTTGCAGCGTTTGTTGTCGCATTGATTAAAACGATTTTAATCCAATGGGGTGGATTATAA
- the spoVAD gene encoding stage V sporulation protein AD, translating to MLQGHQTWVFANRPVIVSTGTVGGPFEANGSISEDFDLLHKDMWIGQASFEKAQQTLMEEACQITLKKSSIEKEQVEFFISGDLINQITPTNFTAKTIGIPFFGLFNACATSMESLALAAMIINNKGANYILSGTASHNASAERQFRYPTEYGGQKPPTAQWTVTGAGCALIAQQGQGPVITSATIGKVIDMGITDPFNMGGAMAPAAVDTIEKHFKDRNLSPDYYDLIITGDLGHIGREISYDLLTERGLAIKEEQYVDCGLTIYREGQPVLAGGSGSACSAVVTYGHFLNRMKAGELKRILVVATGALHSPMSIQQNDPIPCIAHAVSIEN from the coding sequence ATGCTTCAAGGACATCAAACGTGGGTATTTGCAAATCGACCTGTTATCGTATCAACCGGAACAGTTGGTGGACCATTCGAAGCAAATGGTAGTATTTCTGAGGATTTTGACCTATTGCATAAAGATATGTGGATTGGGCAGGCATCCTTTGAAAAAGCACAACAAACATTAATGGAAGAAGCATGTCAAATCACCCTAAAAAAAAGCTCCATTGAAAAAGAACAAGTAGAATTCTTTATCAGCGGTGATTTAATTAATCAGATTACGCCAACGAACTTTACTGCCAAAACAATCGGAATCCCTTTTTTTGGTTTATTTAATGCTTGTGCAACTTCTATGGAAAGCTTAGCATTAGCAGCTATGATTATTAACAATAAAGGAGCAAATTATATTTTAAGCGGAACGGCAAGCCATAACGCTTCTGCTGAACGACAATTTCGTTACCCTACCGAATACGGGGGTCAAAAACCTCCTACAGCTCAATGGACCGTAACGGGTGCAGGTTGTGCGCTCATTGCTCAACAGGGTCAAGGTCCTGTCATTACTTCGGCAACCATCGGAAAAGTCATTGATATGGGAATAACTGATCCTTTTAATATGGGGGGAGCGATGGCACCAGCAGCAGTCGATACAATTGAGAAACATTTCAAAGACCGAAACCTCTCCCCTGATTATTATGACTTGATTATTACAGGTGATTTAGGTCACATTGGTCGAGAAATATCTTATGACTTGCTTACGGAACGAGGGTTAGCCATTAAAGAGGAGCAATATGTAGATTGTGGTTTAACCATATACCGTGAAGGACAACCTGTATTAGCCGGTGGGAGTGGATCTGCGTGTTCAGCAGTAGTTACTTATGGACACTTCCTCAATCGAATGAAAGCTGGTGAATTAAAACGGATACTAGTTGTAGCAACTGGTGCACTTCATTCACCAATGAGTATACAACAAAATGATCCTATTCCATGCATCGCACATGCAGTATCCATTGAAAATTGA